One Campylobacter sputorum subsp. sputorum DNA segment encodes these proteins:
- a CDS encoding DUF799 domain-containing protein, translating into MRFKFLIFLSFLTLFLFSGCAPKEPDVYDYSNFLQSRPKSILVVMPKNDSLEPKAATAILTNAILPLSEAGYYVFPVTLVNETFKSNGIFSGEDIAQIPLNKLREIYSADSVLFIDVKDYGSRYALLDTQITIEISVKLIDLKNGNLLWDRSEKITQSASNGNNNIIGMLITAMVAQVVNNITDNSYNVAKTTDYITFSTDCYKCILHGHRSPNFGKDKQLNK; encoded by the coding sequence ATGAGATTTAAGTTTTTAATTTTTTTATCGTTTTTGACATTGTTTTTATTCAGTGGTTGTGCACCAAAAGAGCCAGATGTTTATGATTATTCTAATTTTTTGCAATCAAGACCAAAATCAATTTTGGTGGTTATGCCAAAAAACGATTCGTTAGAGCCAAAGGCGGCAACGGCGATTTTAACAAATGCCATTTTGCCTTTAAGTGAAGCAGGTTATTATGTGTTTCCAGTAACTTTAGTTAATGAAACTTTTAAGAGCAATGGAATTTTTAGTGGCGAAGATATAGCTCAAATTCCGCTTAATAAACTAAGAGAAATTTACTCGGCTGATAGTGTTTTATTTATAGATGTTAAAGATTATGGTTCTAGGTATGCTTTACTTGATACACAAATTACAATTGAAATTTCTGTAAAATTAATAGATTTGAAAAATGGAAATTTGCTTTGGGATAGAAGTGAAAAGATAACTCAATCAGCAAGTAATGGCAATAATAATATCATAGGAATGCTTATAACTGCTATGGTGGCACAAGTTGTAAATAATATCACAGATAACTCTTATAATGTTGCAAAAACCACTGATTATATAACATTTTCCACAGATTGTTATAAATGTATTTTGCACGGGCATAGATCCCCAAATTTTGGCAAAGATAAACAGCTTAATAAATAA
- the selD gene encoding selenide, water dikinase SelD, with protein MIYNNKKLTKFVKAAGUAAKIDPSGLNKYIGTLLEKNANLLSSINSNEDAAIFKINEELALVQTLDFITPVVDDPFIYGQIAAANSLSDIFAMGGEVINALNIMGFDSCNFEKSIMSEILQGGKSKINECGGVLVGGHSIETKEMYYGLSVTGKVNPKHFWSNNTAKIGDILILTKPLGVGVLSTCIKADMLNLKEIQEAISYMIQLNFYAISALKDIKVSACTDITGFGLLGHLFEMSRDDISFVLQKDNIPLMKSAIKYANMGLIPAGSYKNMEFVKTYIYSKDEVDILYFDAQTSGGLLLSIEQKDANKALVNLKNAGYEKSAIIGEVCKAKEHKIIIK; from the coding sequence ATGATTTATAACAATAAAAAGCTAACAAAATTTGTAAAAGCTGCTGGTTGAGCTGCCAAAATAGACCCGTCGGGTTTAAACAAATACATTGGCACTTTACTAGAAAAAAATGCAAATTTACTATCATCGATTAATAGCAACGAAGATGCGGCAATCTTTAAAATAAACGAAGAATTAGCACTTGTTCAAACTCTTGATTTTATAACGCCTGTGGTAGATGATCCATTTATATATGGTCAAATCGCAGCTGCAAATTCTCTAAGCGATATTTTCGCAATGGGGGGAGAGGTTATAAACGCACTAAATATTATGGGTTTTGATAGCTGTAATTTCGAAAAATCCATAATGAGCGAAATTTTACAAGGCGGTAAAAGCAAAATCAATGAATGTGGCGGGGTTTTAGTAGGCGGACATAGTATAGAAACAAAAGAGATGTATTATGGATTAAGCGTTACTGGTAAAGTTAATCCAAAGCATTTTTGGAGCAATAATACGGCAAAAATTGGCGATATTTTGATTCTCACAAAACCGCTTGGTGTAGGCGTTTTAAGCACTTGCATAAAAGCCGATATGCTAAATTTAAAAGAAATACAAGAAGCCATATCTTATATGATTCAGCTAAATTTCTATGCCATAAGTGCATTAAAAGATATAAAAGTCAGTGCTTGCACCGATATAACTGGCTTTGGCTTACTTGGACATCTTTTTGAGATGAGTAGAGATGATATAAGTTTTGTTTTACAAAAAGATAATATCCCGCTTATGAAATCAGCTATAAAGTATGCAAATATGGGCTTGATACCAGCTGGAAGCTATAAAAATATGGAATTTGTTAAAACATATATTTATAGTAAAGATGAAGTTGATATTTTGTATTTTGACGCACAAACAAGCGGTGGCTTGCTTCTTAGTATTGAGCAAAAAGACGCAAATAAAGCACTTGTAAATTTAAAAAACGCAGGATATGAAAAAAGTGCAATCATAGGCGAAGTTTGCAAAGCAAAAGAGCATAAAATTATAATAAAATAA
- the yedF gene encoding sulfurtransferase-like selenium metabolism protein YedF, producing MQIDCRNMECPKPVIETKNALEKMQIGESLSILVNDTTPLNNIKKFLSNFGMNPSVKNFEKYDEICVIKTKDITEINDNEYNCEMPSSRSKLVYFKDDKIGPMPIGETVLTTFLTSLLNSPVKPKYIICVNNSVLMTANRDHYGYKPLKDLEDAGVKIISCGTCLKALNLVDNLSIGELGNAYQIAVLLMENDVISL from the coding sequence ATGCAAATTGATTGTAGAAATATGGAGTGTCCAAAGCCAGTAATTGAGACAAAAAATGCTTTAGAAAAAATGCAAATAGGCGAAAGTTTGAGTATTTTAGTAAATGATACAACTCCGCTTAATAACATAAAAAAATTTCTAAGCAATTTTGGTATGAATCCAAGTGTAAAAAACTTTGAAAAATACGATGAAATTTGCGTTATAAAAACCAAAGATATAACTGAGATAAATGACAATGAATACAACTGCGAAATGCCATCTTCAAGATCAAAGCTTGTGTATTTTAAAGATGACAAAATAGGACCTATGCCTATTGGCGAAACTGTTTTAACTACATTTTTAACTTCACTTTTAAACTCGCCAGTAAAACCAAAATATATAATATGCGTAAATAATTCAGTTTTAATGACTGCTAATAGAGATCACTATGGATACAAACCACTTAAAGATTTAGAGGATGCTGGTGTTAAAATCATAAGTTGTGGAACTTGTTTAAAAGCACTAAATTTAGTTGATAATCTTAGCATTGGCGAACTTGGAAATGCTTATCAAATAGCAGTTTTACTTATGGAAAATGATGTAATTTCGCTATGA
- a CDS encoding DUF2156 domain-containing protein yields MKFDINGYELHKFDIHSKDIMQKYLTELGLDQQVDISDYTFASNYIWLSNSSGFYAIIDDCFCLFIMTGSELSMLLPPLGKLSNLKNAILHCFELMNANNSSQHYARIDYVAEVILEKFATSLDPNAIIFDVFEDFVFEKKLADYIYKTDDLIELKGNSYHTKRTEINKFKNTYPNFRVEELDVAKHKNDIISLSNIWVQERIKYMPKEQIDDFMEGIYQEKTAIKRMLNFYKELELIGIVIYIDDEMHGFSVGEKINEGVASVIIEKTNFQTLGCAQFIFREFSKILKQKYNCEFINVGDDMGFENLKKVKMSYRPFKLDIKYSIYQK; encoded by the coding sequence ATGAAATTTGATATAAATGGTTACGAGTTACATAAATTTGATATACACTCAAAAGATATTATGCAAAAGTATTTAACAGAGCTTGGGCTTGATCAGCAAGTTGATATAAGTGATTATACTTTTGCATCAAACTATATTTGGCTTTCAAATTCTAGTGGATTTTATGCGATTATTGATGATTGTTTTTGTCTTTTTATAATGACTGGAAGTGAACTTAGTATGCTTTTACCGCCACTTGGTAAGCTTTCAAATTTAAAAAATGCGATTTTACACTGCTTTGAACTTATGAATGCGAACAATAGTTCTCAACATTATGCAAGAATTGATTATGTAGCTGAGGTTATTTTGGAAAAATTTGCAACTTCGCTTGATCCTAATGCTATAATTTTTGATGTGTTTGAGGATTTTGTATTTGAAAAAAAATTAGCTGATTATATCTACAAAACAGATGATCTTATAGAGCTAAAAGGAAATTCGTATCATACAAAACGCACTGAAATAAATAAATTTAAAAACACATATCCAAATTTTAGAGTAGAAGAACTTGATGTTGCAAAGCATAAAAACGACATTATATCTTTAAGCAATATTTGGGTTCAAGAGCGTATAAAATATATGCCAAAAGAGCAGATTGATGATTTTATGGAGGGAATTTATCAAGAAAAAACTGCCATAAAAAGAATGCTAAATTTCTATAAAGAGCTTGAACTTATCGGTATAGTCATCTATATAGATGATGAAATGCACGGATTTAGTGTAGGAGAGAAAATCAATGAAGGCGTAGCAAGTGTTATCATAGAAAAGACAAATTTCCAAACTCTTGGATGTGCGCAGTTTATATTTAGAGAATTTAGTAAAATTTTAAAACAAAAATATAATTGTGAGTTTATAAATGTAGGCGATGATATGGGCTTTGAAAATCTTAAAAAAGTTAAGATGAGTTATAGACCTTTTAAACTTGATATAAAATACTCAATTTATCAAAAATGA
- a CDS encoding GNAT family N-acetyltransferase, with amino-acid sequence MNIKKANSKDINALLDIENEAFGGSGFELSRASFYYHIRKNFFYVAKDDSGQILGYILVFAYLKIPRIYSIAISKNARQKGVGTTLINFVLTKFSHLRLEVRKDNKNSIALYEKFGFVVEKILPSYYPDGCDGLFMIKK; translated from the coding sequence ATGAATATAAAAAAAGCAAACTCAAAAGATATAAATGCACTTTTAGATATAGAAAATGAGGCTTTTGGTGGTAGTGGATTTGAGCTTAGTAGAGCAAGTTTTTACTACCACATAAGAAAAAATTTTTTCTATGTTGCAAAAGATGATAGTGGGCAAATTTTAGGTTATATTTTAGTTTTTGCTTATCTTAAAATTCCTAGAATTTACTCAATTGCTATTAGTAAAAATGCAAGACAAAAAGGCGTAGGAACGACACTTATAAACTTTGTGCTTACTAAATTTAGCCATTTAAGATTAGAAGTTAGAAAAGATAATAAAAACTCCATAGCATTATATGAAAAATTTGGTTTTGTAGTAGAAAAAATTTTACCATCATACTACCCAGATGGCTGTGATGGTTTGTTTATGATTAAAAAATAA
- the rsmA gene encoding 16S rRNA (adenine(1518)-N(6)/adenine(1519)-N(6))-dimethyltransferase RsmA has product MIKAKKHFGQNFLKDATVLNKIIQSIPDDEKNLVEIGPGLGDLTNELIKVGSVTSYEIDFELYEILKSKFGNKIKLVCNDALKVWQSSSLSDKPYFLVANLPYYVATRMVLNAIDDALCRGFVVMVQKEVAEKFCARVGDKEFSSLSIISNLNGDMQLLFDVLKTSFIPPPKVTSSVIKFIKKDEKILDSSDYLKFKDFLKTCFLAPRKTLIKNLSSSFSKDKLNEIFLNLDIQPTARAHEIDATVYTKIFLNLKAENGRKGSNK; this is encoded by the coding sequence ATGATTAAAGCAAAAAAACATTTTGGACAAAATTTTCTTAAAGATGCTACTGTTTTAAATAAAATCATCCAATCGATTCCCGATGATGAAAAAAACTTAGTTGAAATCGGGCCTGGCTTAGGTGATTTGACAAATGAGCTTATAAAAGTTGGAAGTGTTACAAGTTATGAGATAGATTTCGAACTTTATGAGATTTTGAAATCTAAATTCGGAAACAAGATTAAGCTAGTTTGTAATGATGCATTGAAAGTTTGGCAAAGCTCGTCTCTTAGCGATAAACCTTATTTTTTAGTAGCAAATTTACCATATTATGTTGCTACAAGAATGGTTTTAAATGCTATAGATGATGCTTTATGCAGAGGCTTTGTTGTAATGGTGCAAAAAGAAGTTGCTGAGAAATTCTGTGCTAGGGTTGGCGATAAGGAATTTAGCTCACTATCTATTATATCAAATTTAAATGGCGATATGCAGCTTTTATTTGATGTTTTAAAGACTTCATTTATTCCACCGCCAAAGGTTACTTCATCTGTCATAAAATTTATAAAAAAAGATGAAAAAATTTTGGATAGTTCGGATTATCTTAAATTTAAAGATTTTTTAAAAACTTGTTTTTTAGCACCGCGAAAAACATTGATAAAGAATTTATCATCAAGTTTTTCTAAAGATAAATTAAATGAAATTTTTTTAAATTTAGATATACAACCTACAGCAAGAGCCCACGAAATAGATGCCACCGTATATACAAAAATTTTTTTAAATTTAAAGGCAGAAAATGGAAGAAAAGGAAGTAACAAATAG
- a CDS encoding ribonuclease J — MEEKEVTNSNSNQEERRFNKQNRYKRHKKNLQRQLKNSENSDENTKKTNENADKNSAPIDTAKKKKRHSKKNTVNIKLNGNEEWQVNINSAVESNLAMHDLRLNPLKYYNNTQNTIRITPLGGLGEIGANMTVFETDTSAIIVDVGMSFPDENMLGVDILIPDFDYIRKIKNKIKGIIITHAHEDHIGAMPYFFKEFKFPIYATPLPLGMISNKFDEHGLKAEKSYFRPVEKRKIYEIGDFSIEFIHITHSIIDASALAITTKAGTIIHTGDFKIDHTPIDGYPTDLNRLAYYGEKGVLLLMSDSTNSHKEGFTKSESSVGNTFDDIFSKSKGRVIMSTFSSNIHRVYQAIERGLKYNRKICVIGRSMERNLFTAMQLNYIKVDKKYFIDADEVVKYPDNEVLIVTTGSQGETMSALYRMATDEHKYIKIKPSDQIIISAKAIPGNESSVSTVLNYLLKSGASVAYQDFSEIHVSGHAAKEEQKLMIRLIKPKFFLPVHGEYNHIVKHKETAISCGINEANIYLMNDGDQMEVCGKYLKRVKTVKTGKVFIDNQINKQISDNVVMDRQNLADAGVVIIIAQIDKSQRKLIKTRVMNYGLTNDKQNSNLTKEMEETLIQFLSNVKDEAMSDQKMLENQIRQVVRKHIFRKTKKYPIIVPVIYLM; from the coding sequence ATGGAAGAAAAGGAAGTAACAAATAGTAATTCTAATCAAGAAGAGAGAAGATTTAACAAACAAAATAGATACAAAAGACATAAAAAAAATCTTCAAAGACAGCTGAAAAATAGTGAAAATAGCGATGAAAATACAAAAAAAACAAATGAAAATGCTGATAAAAACAGTGCGCCAATAGACACAGCAAAAAAGAAAAAAAGACACAGCAAAAAAAATACCGTTAATATAAAATTAAATGGCAATGAAGAGTGGCAAGTAAATATAAATAGTGCAGTAGAATCAAACTTAGCTATGCATGATTTACGCCTTAATCCGCTTAAATACTACAATAATACTCAAAACACTATTCGTATAACTCCGCTTGGCGGACTTGGCGAGATTGGTGCAAATATGACTGTTTTTGAGACAGATACAAGTGCGATTATAGTTGATGTTGGGATGAGTTTTCCGGATGAAAATATGCTTGGTGTTGATATTTTGATACCTGATTTTGACTATATAAGAAAGATAAAAAATAAAATAAAAGGTATCATTATAACCCACGCTCACGAAGATCATATCGGTGCGATGCCTTACTTTTTTAAAGAATTTAAATTTCCTATATATGCTACGCCTCTCCCACTTGGAATGATATCAAATAAATTTGACGAACATGGATTAAAGGCTGAAAAATCTTACTTTAGACCGGTTGAGAAGCGTAAAATTTATGAGATAGGGGATTTTAGTATAGAGTTTATCCATATAACACACTCTATCATAGACGCTTCAGCTCTTGCAATTACTACAAAAGCTGGAACTATCATACATACTGGCGATTTTAAAATAGATCATACGCCAATAGACGGCTATCCAACGGATTTAAATCGTCTTGCTTATTATGGTGAAAAGGGTGTTTTACTTTTGATGAGTGATAGCACAAATTCTCACAAAGAAGGTTTTACAAAAAGCGAAAGCAGTGTAGGAAATACCTTTGATGATATTTTTAGTAAGTCAAAAGGTAGAGTTATAATGAGCACATTTAGCTCAAATATACATAGGGTTTATCAAGCCATAGAAAGAGGGTTAAAATATAATCGCAAAATTTGTGTTATAGGTCGCTCAATGGAAAGAAATTTATTTACTGCAATGCAACTTAACTACATAAAAGTAGATAAAAAGTATTTTATAGATGCTGATGAGGTTGTTAAGTATCCAGATAATGAAGTTTTGATAGTAACAACTGGCTCTCAAGGAGAGACAATGAGTGCACTTTATAGAATGGCAACTGATGAGCATAAATACATAAAGATAAAACCAAGCGATCAAATCATCATATCAGCCAAAGCAATTCCTGGAAATGAAAGTAGTGTTTCAACTGTGTTAAACTATCTTTTAAAAAGTGGAGCAAGCGTTGCTTATCAAGACTTTAGTGAAATTCATGTCTCAGGACACGCCGCAAAAGAAGAGCAAAAACTTATGATAAGGCTTATAAAGCCTAAGTTTTTCTTACCGGTTCATGGTGAATATAATCACATTGTAAAACATAAAGAAACAGCAATTTCTTGTGGTATAAATGAAGCAAATATTTACCTTATGAATGATGGCGATCAAATGGAAGTGTGTGGAAAATACTTAAAGCGTGTTAAAACCGTAAAAACTGGTAAAGTTTTTATAGATAATCAGATAAATAAACAAATTAGCGATAATGTCGTTATGGATAGGCAAAATTTAGCAGATGCAGGCGTTGTTATTATCATAGCTCAGATTGATAAATCTCAGAGAAAGCTTATAAAAACTCGCGTTATGAACTATGGTCTTACAAACGATAAGCAAAACTCAAATTTAACAAAAGAGATGGAAGAGACGCTAATTCAATTTTTAAGCAATGTCAAAGATGAAGCCATGTCTGATCAAAAAATGTTAGAAAACCAGATTCGCCAAGTTGTAAGAAAACATATATTTAGAAAAACTAAAAAATATCCTATCATTGTTCCAGTTATTTATCTAATGTAA
- a CDS encoding KpsF/GutQ family sugar-phosphate isomerase: protein MSEILEIAREVLRLEGNELLRNADIIGNDIEDAINLINDCKGKVVVTGVGKSGHIGAKIAATLASTGTPSFFLHPTEAMHGDLGMLQSEDIILAISFSGESDELIDIMPHIKRYGNKIIAMAKDKNSSLGKFSDAFIKIDILKEACSIVAAPTVSTTLTLALGDALAVCLMRKNSFKKEDFANFHPGGSLGKRLFLKVKDVMQKAPLPIAQSDISLKLAIDTMTHGKLGSVLLTDKNGNLEAILSDGDLRRALMKENFDINDKAINYATKNPKVITNADMLAYDALKIIEEYKIQLLVVVDIANNPLGVLHIHELTKLGL from the coding sequence ATGAGTGAAATTTTAGAAATAGCAAGAGAAGTTTTAAGGCTTGAAGGAAACGAACTTTTACGCAATGCTGATATTATCGGAAATGATATAGAAGATGCTATAAATTTGATAAATGATTGTAAGGGCAAAGTTGTAGTTACTGGTGTTGGAAAAAGCGGGCATATAGGAGCCAAAATAGCTGCAACTTTGGCAAGCACGGGAACACCTAGCTTTTTTTTGCACCCAACTGAGGCTATGCACGGAGATCTTGGTATGCTGCAAAGCGAAGATATCATACTTGCCATATCATTTAGCGGCGAAAGCGATGAGCTTATAGACATAATGCCGCACATAAAAAGATATGGCAATAAAATCATTGCTATGGCAAAAGATAAAAATAGCTCACTTGGTAAATTTAGTGATGCATTTATCAAAATTGATATATTAAAAGAAGCGTGCTCAATAGTAGCAGCTCCTACGGTTTCTACGACATTAACACTTGCACTTGGCGATGCGTTAGCCGTGTGTTTAATGAGAAAAAATAGTTTTAAAAAAGAAGATTTTGCAAATTTTCATCCTGGTGGAAGTTTGGGTAAAAGGCTATTTTTAAAAGTAAAAGATGTAATGCAAAAAGCACCTTTACCTATCGCACAAAGTGATATTAGTTTAAAGTTAGCCATAGATACAATGACGCATGGTAAACTCGGCTCTGTTTTGCTGACAGATAAAAATGGAAATTTAGAAGCTATTTTAAGTGATGGTGATTTGCGTAGAGCTTTGATGAAAGAAAATTTTGATATCAACGATAAAGCCATAAATTACGCTACCAAAAATCCAAAAGTTATAACAAATGCGGATATGCTTGCTTATGATGCATTAAAAATCATAGAAGAGTATAAAATTCAGCTTTTAGTTGTGGTGGATATTGCAAATAATCCACTTGGGGTTTTACACATTCACGAACTAACAAAATTAGGATTATAA